In the Malania oleifera isolate guangnan ecotype guangnan chromosome 1, ASM2987363v1, whole genome shotgun sequence genome, one interval contains:
- the LOC131150370 gene encoding F-box protein AUF2-like, translating into MLPAAHACPPPPTDYFDRIPDSLIILIFNSISDIKTLIRCRAVSKRFNSLVPQAETLSLRVDCVISAESDDDSFLVIFLRSIMKSLHDFICHKPDPIRPRSPNSPAQILRNFHKIRELEIELPAGDLKLEKGAVVKWKAEFGRSLRSCVILGFHDVGTSADDEDGEGDLAAGDGGGGLKIRVVWTISALIAASARHYLLKEVVREHREMERLVLRDRETEGTLVMEKAGLREWREAEAEAEAEVEEEEEEAGLPGETAAWRNNRTTVPAVRMRMRHEPWLALSDGVRMEGATLVVVRPIRNGGAGGKEAEAEDGEVALGAFEGVFGEAVQALLKSRSYLLEMNSF; encoded by the coding sequence ATGCTACCGGCCGCCCATGCCTGCCCTCCGCCGCCGACGGATTACTTCGATCGAATCCCTGATTCGCTGATCATCCTCATCTTCAACTCTATCTCCGACATCAAAACCCTGATTCGTTGCCGCGCCGTGTCCAAGCGCTTCAACTCGCTGGTCCCGCAGGCGGAGACGCTTTCCCTGAGAGTCGACTGCGTGATCTCTGCCGAGTCGGACGACGACTCCTTTCTCGTCATCTTCCTCCGATCGATCATGAAGTCCCTGCACGATTTCATCTGCCACAAGCCCGATCCGATCCGGCCTCGGTCCCCGAACTCGCCCGCGCAGATCCTCCGCAATTTCCATAAGATCCGGGAGCTGGAGATCGAGTTACCAGCCGGCGACCTGAAGCTGGAGAAAGGCGCGGTTGTGAAGTGGAAGGCAGAGTTTGGGAGGAGCCTGAGGAGCTGCGTGATTCTGGGGTTCCACGACGTGGGAACCTCGGCGGACGACGAGGACGGCGAGGGGGACTTGGCCGCCGGTGATGGTGGCGGAGGACTGAAGATCCGAGTGGTGTGGACGATAAGCGCGTTAATTGCGGCGTCGGCGAGACATTACCTCTTGAAGGAGGTGGTGAGGGAGCACAGGGAGATGGAGAGGTTGGTACTAAGGGACAGGGAGACGGAGGGGACGCTGGTGATGGAGAAGGCGGGGCTGAGGGAATGGAGGGAGGCGGAGGCGGAAGCGGAGGCAGAGGTggaggaggaagaggaagaggcgGGACTGCCGGGGGAGACGGCTGCGTGGAGGAACAATCGGACGACGGTGCCGGCGGTGCGGATGAGGATGAGGCATGAGCCGTGGCTGGCGCTGTCGGACGGGGTGAGGATGGAGGGGGCGACGCTTGTGGTGGTAAGACCGATCAGAAATGGGGGAGCGGGAGGGAAAGAGGCGGAGGCGGAGGATGGCGAAGTGGCTTTGGGGGCGTTTGAAGGAGTGTTCGGGGAGGCGGTGCAGGCTCTGCTCAAGAGCCGGAGTTACCTCTTGGAAATGAACTCCTTCTAG